The following coding sequences lie in one Arachis stenosperma cultivar V10309 chromosome 5, arast.V10309.gnm1.PFL2, whole genome shotgun sequence genomic window:
- the LOC130981036 gene encoding protein FAR1-RELATED SEQUENCE 5-like, with protein MDVPQVDDVVNIMCEDGVGDTETVDYGDVVELTEDDILRKVFRSKDDAYEFYKKLGKFYGFGIRRGDMFKDEEGNLVRRRFFCNREGQRDKKHYNRVDRKRPHKPKTRTNCEVRMCVYLDKERSLWRVKKVILNHNHEMTHHEMVHLIPSFRYMTDATKAQIEGFQGCGISTSKTMRYMAGISGGYSLVGFLKKDAYNYVDKRRCARIADGDANAAIVYLEGKVDADPTSMARYNVTENEMLANLFWADGGNRIDYQYFGDVLEFDSTYRKNKYKRPLVIFLGCNNHKQTCIFGFGLVLDESIASYTWLLENFLEVMCNRQPSVVVTDGDDSIREAVRVVFPNATHRLCAWHFEKNVTSNVKDENLRQLFNRWIYADMTVEDFEAEWVQAEANYCLKGAVWWNQVYGKEMWANTFLCEKFCAGYRTTSRCEGINSVCKNFLESKHSMLDLVQNLELLVREYRNNELMAQFRSIYSVPVMTTSLESLEHHAASIYTRAIFGDVKKEIESVASVNFVRVKRSLTTKVYTVEEYGRPGLNIMVLCDKNMGKLECRCKFWRIQGYPCKHMFFVMKHEHLLAIPGSLVLKRWTKEAKALEAYVEKTDDNCDRGFLLRHGALHSASRWLFFLGAQKISLFTVALDGIRSLCATLESEFLNGVDATNSNACGELRDPIVVRTKGAPKRQKRKASKRKCATCNKPGHTKRTCREGRPRKGKRPRQDELHSDLSKAVQRDECANLDVIGSDDQRIVEEEGFAGRSVGMSRVDSMTTVAFGKHYGQNSFSTEDVVGPCQQLLLILVDMNYSYGYDVVALLFPVM; from the exons ATGGACGTCCCCCAAGTTGATGATGTAGTAAATATAATGTGTGAAGATGGAGTTGGTGATACGGAGACAGTTGATTATGGAGATGTTGTGGAACTAACGGAGGATGATATTTTAAGGAAGGTTTTTCGCAGCAAAGATGATGCTTACGAGTTTTATAAGAAATTAGGAAAATTTTATGGATTTGGAATTAGAAGGGGAGACATGTTCAAGGATGAGGAGGGTAATTTGGTTCGGAGAAGATTTTTTTGCAATAGAGAAGGACAGAGAGATAAGAAACATTATAACAGGGTCGATAGAAAGAGGCCGCACAAGCCGAAGACAAGGACGAATTGTGAAGTGAGGATGTGTGTGTATCTAGATAAGGAAAGGTCGCTGTGGAGGGTGAAGAAAGTCATTTTGAACCACAACCATGAGATGACGCATCACGAAATGGTTCATCTAATTCCAAGTTTTCGTTACATGACGGATGCTACGAAAGCACAAATAGAGGGATTTCAAGGATGTGGAATCTCAACATCGAAGACAATGCGGTATATGGCAGGCATATCTGGAGGGTATTCACTTGTAGGGTTTTTGAAGAAGGACGCCTACAACTACGTTGATAAGAGACGTTGTGCAAGGATAGCTGATGGAGACGCGAACGCAGCCATAGTGTACTTGGAGGGTAAAGTTGATGCAGACCCGACTTCGATGGCAAGGTATAATGTGACGGAGAATGAAATGCTAGCCAATTTATTCTGGGCGGATGGTGGCAACAGGATAGATTACCAATATTTTGGAGACGTATTGGAATTCGACTCAACTTACAGGAAAAACAAATACAAGAGGCCATTGGTGATTTTCTTAGGGTGCAATAACCACAAGCAAACATGTATTTTTGGGTTTGGTTTGGTATTAGATGAGAGTATTGCTTCATATACATGGCTTTTGGAGAATTTCTTGGAGGTCATGTGTAACAGGCAGCCGTCTGTTGTTGTTACGGATGGCGATGATTCTATTCGAGAAGCTGTACGAGTAGTTTTTCCGAATGCAACGCATAGGTTATGTGCTTGGCACTTTGAGAAGAATGTGACGTCAAATGTGAAGGATGAGAATTTGCGTCAGCTATTTAATAGGTGGATTTATGCCGATATGacggttgaagactttgaagcgGAGTGGGTCCAGGCTGAAGCTAATTATTGCTTGAAGGGTGCAGTGTGGTGGAACCAAGTGTATGGAAAGGAGATGTGGGCAAACACTTTCTTGTGTGAGAAATTTTGTGCTGGGTATCGGACAACTTCACGGTGCGAAGGGATAAATTCTGTGTGCAAGAATTTCCTTGAATCGAAACATAGTATGTTGGATCTTGTGCAGAATCTGGAACTTCTTGTGCGTGAGTATAGGAATAATGAATTGATGGCACAGTTCAGGTCCATTTATAGTGTGCCGGTTATGACGACCTCGTTGGAGTCCCTTGAGCATCATGCGGCTTCTATTTACACAAGAGCGATATTTGGAGATGTAAAAAAGGAGATTGAGAGTGTAGCTTCAGTTAACTTTGTACGTGTGAAGAGGTCGTTGACCACCAAGGTTTACACAGTTGAGGAGTATGGTCGTCCTGGCCTTAATATCATGGTTTTATGTGATAAGAATATGGGAAAATTGGAATGTCGTTGTAAGTTTTGGAGAATTCAGGGGTATCCATGCAAACATATGTTTTTTGTAATGAAGCATGAACACTTGTTGGCAATACCTGGTAGCCTAGTGTTGAAGCGTTGGACAAAAGAAGCAAAAGCATTGGAGGCATACGTTGAGAAAACTGATGATAATTGCGATAGAGGCTTCTTGCTTCGCCATGGAGCACTTCATTCAGCATCACGTTGGTTGTTCTTTTTAGGTGCTCAGAAGATTAGTTTATTCACTGTTGCTTTGGATGGGATTCGTAGCCTTTGTGCAACCTTGGAATCAGAATTTCTCAACGGTGTCGATGCAACGAATTCAAATGCATGCGGTGAACTTCGAGATCCTATAGTCGTGAGAACAAAGGGAGCACCAAAGCGTCAAAAGAGGAAGGCGTCTAAGAGAAAGTGTGCCACGTGCAACAAGCCGGGGCACACTAAAAGAACTTGCAGAGAGGGAAGACCTCGTAAGGGGAAAAGGCCTCGACAAGATGAGTTGCATTCGGATCTATCTAAAGCAGTACAACGTGATGAG TGTGCTAATCTGGACGTCATTGGATCGGATGACCAAAGGATTGTGGAAGAAGAAGGGTTCGCAGGTAGGTCTGTTGGAATGTCCCGGGTAGATTCCATGACGACTGTAGCGTTCGGCAAACATTATGGGCAGAATTCGTTCAGTACTGAGGATGTTGTTGGTCCATGTCAACAG TTACTTTTAATATTGGTTGATATGAACTACAGCTACGGGTATGATGTTGTCGCGTTGCTTTTTCCTGTGATGTGA
- the LOC130981034 gene encoding uncharacterized protein LOC130981034: protein MEDPVKDVTTDAKKDVAQPPMWISYVELDGVTQDACFFDDDSHQSSPPSDELAAASEFSETEESSPTKILTSKNHPNFGWGNQQNQTQDHRPQNFNYYNNSTYQHSNQRPYQSPHNNSYQPPYQGPNSHPQPPNSNIPPPSEDRLSRIEALLGKLCKEFQDNKTFKEEVRSNMKNQGDIIKKLESQVGYLSQQILK from the exons ATGGAAGACcccgtcaaggatgttacaacTGACGCTAAAAAGGATGTTGCACAACCTCCAATGTGGATATCTTATGTAGAACTGGATGGAGTAACTCAAGACGCATGTTTCTTTGATGATGATAGTCACCAGTCAAGTCCTCCTAGTGATGAACTTGCAGCCGCGAGTGAATTCtctgagacagaagaatcttccccaa caaaaattctAACGTCaaagaaccacccaaactttgggtggggaaaccagcaaaaCCAGACCCAAGATCATAGGCCCCAAAACTTCAACTATTACAACAATTCCACTTACCAGCACTCCAATCAAAGACCATACCAATCCCCTCACAACAACTCTTACCAGCCTCCATATCAAGGACCAAATAGCCATCCTCAACCTCCAAATTCCAACATACCGCCACCATCTGAGGATAGACTATCCCGAATTGAGGCCCTGCTTGGAAAACTTTGCAAGGAGTTTCAAGACAACAAAACATTCAAAGAGGAAGTAAGGTCTAATATGAAGAATCAGGGAGATATCATCAAGAAGCTTGAATCTCAAGTAGGATACCTTTCTCAACAAATTCTCaagtaa